Proteins from one Candidatus Margulisiibacteriota bacterium genomic window:
- a CDS encoding cell division protein SepF, with amino-acid sequence MIDNIFKRAKTFIGLEEEGPDMPSGQQLDLSTILKGKREPRGEAPAGAEIIIYEPKIYEDSLNISTNLRAGSPVIVNLKHLDPAEGTRLIDFVCGTAYAIDGHMMKIGDTIFLFTPSAIAIVAAEERSSISEDVAEKREGFFGRQ; translated from the coding sequence ATGATCGATAATATTTTCAAGCGGGCGAAGACGTTCATCGGGCTGGAGGAAGAAGGGCCGGACATGCCGTCGGGGCAGCAGCTGGACCTGAGCACGATCCTGAAGGGGAAGCGGGAGCCGCGCGGCGAAGCGCCGGCCGGGGCCGAGATCATCATTTATGAGCCGAAGATCTACGAGGACTCGCTCAACATTTCCACCAACCTGCGGGCCGGCTCGCCGGTCATCGTCAATCTCAAACACCTGGACCCGGCGGAGGGGACCCGGCTGATCGATTTCGTCTGCGGCACCGCTTACGCCATCGACGGCCACATGATGAAGATCGGCGACACGATCTTCCTCTTCACGCCGAGCGCGATCGCCATCGTCGCGGCGGAAGAACGCTCCTCCATCAGCGAGGACGTGGCGGAGAAAAGGGAAGGTTTTTTCGGCCGGCAATAG
- a CDS encoding YggS family pyridoxal phosphate-dependent enzyme, with amino-acid sequence MSIKENIGKVRARIAAAAEKAGRDPAAVKLVAVVKHVPLDDVYRALEAGITDLGENRVQEAAERCRAIREKFPGTTLHFIGHLQRNKVGQALELFDIIQSVDSERLAAALDEKAGAAGRIVPVLIEINVSGEASKFGVSGAAAAGLVRSVAGLKNLKIKGLMTMAPIGDARPSFQGLRTFRDSLHLTDVDLTCLSMGMSADFEAAIAEGSTLVRIGQAIFKGEEKNDR; translated from the coding sequence GTGTCAATCAAGGAGAACATCGGCAAGGTCCGGGCGCGGATCGCCGCGGCGGCGGAAAAAGCCGGCCGCGATCCGGCCGCGGTCAAGCTGGTCGCGGTCGTCAAGCACGTCCCGCTGGACGACGTTTACCGGGCGCTGGAGGCGGGGATCACCGACCTGGGCGAGAACCGGGTGCAGGAGGCGGCGGAACGCTGCCGGGCGATCAGGGAAAAATTCCCCGGCACGACCCTCCATTTTATCGGCCATCTCCAGCGAAATAAGGTTGGACAAGCGCTGGAGCTGTTTGATATAATCCAGTCGGTCGACAGCGAGCGGCTGGCCGCGGCTCTCGACGAAAAAGCCGGCGCCGCCGGCCGGATCGTGCCGGTCCTGATCGAGATCAACGTTTCCGGCGAAGCGAGCAAGTTCGGGGTTTCCGGCGCGGCGGCGGCAGGCCTGGTCCGGTCCGTGGCCGGGCTAAAAAATCTGAAAATCAAGGGGCTAATGACGATGGCGCCGATCGGCGATGCCAGACCGAGCTTTCAAGGTTTACGCACTTTCCGCGATTCTCTGCACCTGACCGACGTCGACCTCACTTGTTTGTCCATGGGAATGAGCGCTGATTTCGAGGCGGCGATCGCCGAAGGTTCCACTCTGGTCCGGATCGGACAAGCGATCTTTAAGGGGGAGGAAAAAAATGATCGATAA